One stretch of Niallia sp. XMNu-256 DNA includes these proteins:
- a CDS encoding transglycosylase domain-containing protein — MKFDQLKWKNYIQKLLYPYKEKEFKKKASIVYQILWNLGLIFIIVLVLGTAFAGGVGAGYFASLVKDEPIRSYKDMKKDIYNYEETSELYFANNVYLGKLYSDIEREEVKLKDISPHLIDAVIATEDQYFYEHEGIVPKAILRALLQEVTNSSVQTGGSTLTQQLIKNQILTNEVSFERKAKEILLALRLERFFSKEEILEAYLNVSTFGRNSSGRNIAGVQSAAKGIFGVKASELTLPQAAFIAGLPQSPFGYTPYTNKGEIKNNLEPGITRMKIVLNRMLEDGKISKAQYDHAIAYDITKDFITIHENPIDEYPWVTFEIEDRATNILSVILAKKDGYSEEDLQKNDALKQRYLTLADRDIRQNGYRIHSTINKDIYDAMQDVVAQFEYFGSDRTKKAIDPETKEPITVAEPVETASILIENKSGKIISFVGGRDFNREQTNRATNAIRPNGSTMKPLLVYAPAFELGTLSPGSIIPDVPLYLNPSTPNKVWPRNVNGRYNGLVTARAALSNSYNISTVKAYVDILNARPAQYLEKMGFSSLTEADFINRSTALGGLTNGVTVEENTNAFGTFANNGQFIDAYMIEKITDKEGNIIYQHEVKPVNVFSPQTAYLTYDILRDTISSGTATYLNRSLKFSSDWAGKTGTTQDYKDVWFVGVNPNVSFGVWMGYDTPKPLDKTYRGMAYHNRNLYLWAQLINKTQEIAPELVDPSEPLPRPNGIVSRSFCGITGLLPSKDCADAGLVRTDLFNEKFVPKQGDINLEKGRFVTIGNTKYTALASTPEEFVETDFVLDTDTIQKFFGISTDPSKLTINNQSLDSTLSATRTLKENGKSPSAMSITASGNSLSWGNHPEPDIIGYRVYKNGAKIATIKAGQSLSYQGDPGSYYITAVDIAGQESASSNVIALGQPTTPSQPTPSESAALPEPPNPAQPQTEGETEPTNPAQPQTEGETEPPNPAQPQTEGETEPLVDQSQ; from the coding sequence ATGAAATTTGATCAATTAAAGTGGAAAAATTACATACAGAAATTATTGTATCCATATAAGGAAAAGGAATTTAAGAAAAAAGCAAGTATTGTTTATCAAATATTATGGAATCTTGGGCTTATTTTTATCATTGTTCTTGTACTTGGTACCGCGTTTGCAGGTGGAGTCGGTGCAGGCTATTTTGCTTCTTTAGTAAAAGATGAACCCATTCGTTCGTACAAAGATATGAAGAAAGACATTTATAATTACGAAGAAACATCTGAATTATATTTTGCTAACAACGTCTATTTAGGAAAGCTCTATAGCGATATTGAACGGGAAGAAGTAAAGTTAAAGGATATCTCCCCTCATCTAATTGACGCTGTCATAGCTACAGAAGATCAATATTTCTATGAACATGAAGGAATTGTTCCAAAAGCGATCCTACGAGCTCTCTTACAAGAGGTTACCAATTCATCTGTACAAACTGGAGGAAGTACACTTACACAACAATTAATCAAAAACCAGATCCTTACAAATGAAGTTTCCTTTGAAAGAAAAGCCAAAGAAATATTGCTTGCCCTACGACTTGAAAGGTTCTTCTCCAAAGAGGAGATCCTTGAAGCATACTTAAACGTTTCGACGTTTGGACGTAATTCTTCAGGTAGGAATATTGCAGGAGTACAATCAGCGGCAAAGGGAATATTTGGCGTTAAAGCGAGCGAATTAACTTTACCTCAAGCAGCTTTTATTGCCGGACTCCCACAAAGTCCTTTTGGTTATACACCTTACACAAACAAGGGGGAAATCAAGAATAACCTTGAACCCGGAATTACAAGAATGAAGATTGTTTTAAACAGAATGTTGGAAGATGGAAAAATCTCAAAAGCACAGTATGACCATGCAATTGCCTATGATATTACAAAAGACTTTATTACGATACACGAAAATCCTATTGATGAGTATCCATGGGTAACATTTGAAATTGAAGATCGCGCAACAAATATATTGTCTGTTATTTTAGCTAAAAAAGATGGATACAGTGAAGAAGATTTACAAAAAAATGATGCCTTAAAACAAAGATACCTTACACTAGCTGACCGTGATATTCGGCAAAACGGATACCGGATACACAGTACGATTAATAAAGATATTTATGATGCCATGCAAGATGTTGTTGCACAATTTGAGTATTTCGGTAGCGACAGAACAAAAAAAGCAATCGATCCTGAGACAAAAGAACCTATTACAGTAGCAGAACCCGTTGAAACAGCATCCATTTTAATCGAAAATAAATCAGGTAAAATTATCAGCTTTGTAGGTGGACGTGATTTTAATCGTGAACAAACGAATCGTGCAACAAACGCCATACGTCCAAATGGTTCTACGATGAAGCCTTTGCTAGTTTATGCACCTGCTTTTGAATTAGGTACTCTTTCACCTGGAAGCATTATACCTGATGTGCCGTTATATCTTAATCCATCTACCCCAAATAAAGTATGGCCTAGGAATGTCAATGGTCGCTATAACGGACTAGTTACTGCAAGAGCTGCCTTATCAAATTCATATAATATTTCAACTGTAAAGGCCTATGTAGACATTTTAAATGCGAGACCTGCCCAATACTTGGAAAAAATGGGTTTTAGCTCTCTAACAGAGGCTGACTTCATCAATCGCTCTACCGCTCTTGGTGGTTTAACAAATGGAGTAACAGTTGAAGAAAACACAAATGCATTTGGAACTTTTGCCAATAATGGTCAATTTATTGATGCCTATATGATCGAAAAGATTACAGATAAAGAAGGCAATATTATTTATCAGCATGAAGTAAAACCTGTTAATGTATTTAGTCCACAAACGGCTTATTTAACTTATGATATTTTGAGAGATACGATTAGCTCAGGAACAGCAACCTATCTTAATAGAAGTCTAAAATTTAGTTCAGACTGGGCCGGAAAAACAGGGACAACCCAAGATTATAAAGATGTATGGTTTGTTGGAGTAAATCCAAATGTTTCTTTTGGCGTATGGATGGGTTACGATACGCCAAAACCACTAGATAAAACCTATCGAGGAATGGCTTACCATAATCGTAATCTTTATTTGTGGGCTCAATTAATAAACAAAACCCAGGAAATCGCACCAGAACTTGTTGATCCAAGTGAACCCTTACCGAGACCAAATGGAATTGTCTCACGTTCATTCTGTGGAATCACGGGCTTATTACCTTCAAAAGATTGTGCAGATGCCGGACTTGTTCGTACAGATTTATTTAATGAGAAATTTGTACCAAAACAAGGGGATATTAATTTAGAAAAAGGTCGATTTGTTACGATTGGAAATACAAAATATACAGCGTTAGCTTCTACCCCTGAAGAGTTTGTTGAAACAGATTTTGTCTTAGATACCGATACGATTCAAAAGTTCTTTGGAATATCTACCGATCCAAGTAAGTTAACGATCAATAACCAATCATTAGATAGCACCCTCTCGGCAACGAGGACCTTAAAGGAAAATGGTAAATCTCCATCGGCAATGAGTATTACAGCCTCAGGTAACAGCCTAAGTTGGGGAAATCATCCAGAACCTGATATTATCGGTTATCGTGTTTATAAAAACGGCGCTAAAATTGCCACTATTAAAGCAGGACAGTCCCTTTCATATCAAGGAGACCCTGGTTCCTATTACATTACAGCTGTTGATATAGCAGGGCAAGAATCAGCTTCATCTAATGTAATCGCACTTGGACAACCAACTACACCGTCCCAGCCTACTCCTAGCGAATCGGCTGCACTGCCAGAGCCACCAAATCCTGCACAGCCGCAAACCGAAGGAGAGACGGAACCAACAAATCCTGCACAGCCGCAAACCGAAGGAGAGACGGAACCACCTAATCCTGCACAGCCGCAAACTGAAGGAGAGACGGAACCACTTGTAGATCAATCACAATAA
- the tyrS gene encoding tyrosine--tRNA ligase codes for MELLEELKWRGIIYQQTDEEGIKETLEKEKISLYCGVDPTADSMHIGHLLPFLTLRRFQKQGHRPIVLVGGATGMIGDPSGKSEERKLQTTETIQHNVECIQKQLSHIFDFDGEQGAKMVNNYDWVGSMDIVTFLRDYGKHVGVNYMLAKDTVANRLETGISFTEFTYTILQAMDFLHLYQNYDCKMQIGGSDQWGNITTGLELIRKMASEGSKAFGLTIPLVTKADGTKFGKTESGAVWLDPEKTSPYEFYQFWINTADADVLKYLKFFTFLSKEEIEELEESVKTEPHLRKAQKALAEEMTRLIHGQESLDQAIKITEALFKGEIQNLTAAEVKQGFKDVPSYEHKTGEDIIIIDLLIAAGIVSSKRQAREDVTNGAISINGQRVTETDYIVSEKDRIESQFTVVRRGKKKYFLIKYV; via the coding sequence ATGGAGTTACTGGAAGAGTTAAAATGGAGAGGGATTATTTACCAGCAGACAGATGAAGAAGGCATTAAGGAAACATTAGAAAAGGAAAAGATTTCATTATATTGTGGTGTAGACCCAACAGCGGATAGCATGCATATTGGTCACTTATTACCATTCTTGACATTGAGACGATTCCAGAAGCAAGGTCACCGCCCGATTGTGCTTGTCGGGGGAGCAACAGGTATGATTGGTGATCCAAGTGGTAAAAGTGAAGAACGGAAGCTGCAAACAACCGAAACGATCCAACACAATGTAGAATGTATTCAAAAGCAATTAAGTCACATTTTTGATTTTGACGGTGAGCAAGGCGCCAAAATGGTGAATAACTATGATTGGGTTGGCTCAATGGATATAGTTACTTTCCTACGCGACTACGGTAAACATGTTGGTGTAAATTATATGCTAGCTAAAGATACGGTGGCCAATCGTTTAGAAACGGGAATTTCATTTACTGAATTCACTTATACAATTTTACAGGCGATGGACTTCTTGCATCTATACCAAAACTACGATTGTAAAATGCAAATCGGTGGAAGCGATCAGTGGGGAAATATTACAACTGGATTAGAATTAATTCGTAAAATGGCATCAGAAGGCTCTAAAGCGTTTGGGCTAACCATTCCACTTGTAACAAAGGCTGATGGAACAAAGTTTGGAAAAACAGAAAGTGGGGCAGTATGGCTAGATCCTGAAAAAACATCGCCATATGAATTTTACCAGTTCTGGATTAATACAGCTGATGCAGACGTTCTTAAATACTTGAAATTCTTTACATTTTTATCCAAAGAGGAGATAGAAGAATTAGAGGAATCAGTAAAAACAGAACCGCATTTACGAAAAGCACAGAAAGCATTAGCAGAAGAAATGACAAGACTTATTCACGGACAGGAGTCTCTTGACCAAGCAATTAAGATTACAGAAGCACTGTTCAAGGGTGAAATCCAAAACTTAACAGCTGCAGAAGTTAAACAAGGATTTAAAGATGTACCATCATACGAACACAAAACAGGAGAAGATATCATAATTATAGATTTACTCATTGCAGCTGGAATTGTTTCTTCAAAAAGGCAAGCCCGTGAGGATGTTACGAATGGAGCGATTTCAATTAACGGTCAACGTGTTACTGAAACCGATTATATTGTTTCTGAAAAAGATCGAATTGAGAGCCAATTTACCGTTGTTCGCCGCGGTAAAAAGAAATACTTTTTAATTAAATATGTATAA
- a CDS encoding amino acid permease, protein MQEQQLQRGLKNRHVQLIAIGGAIGTGLFLGAGKSIHLTGPSILFAYLITGVFLFFIMRALGELLLSNLGYHSFVDFVRDYLGEMPAFITGWTYWFCWISLAMADLTAVGMYFQYWFPEVPQWVPGLMCLAILVVMNLATVKLFGEMEFWFALIKIIAILALIVTGIFLIITGFTTNSGPATLTNLWSHGGMFPNGMNGFILSFQMVVFAFVGIELVGLTAGETENPKKVIPQAINNIPIRILIFYVGALIVIMSVYPWNEIVPTASPFVQVFSAMGVVAAASIINFVVLTSAASAGNSAMFSTSRMVYSLAKEKNAPVKMAKLNKRQVPANALLFSTAVVLISTILNYIMPEGVFTLITSISTICFIFIWAITVICHMKYRKTRPDLAKENTFKMPLYPVMNYLILAFLAFVVVVLGFAEDTRIALFVTPVWFIMLIAIYMFRKKNINQAEILNDEQIAGN, encoded by the coding sequence ATGCAGGAACAGCAACTGCAAAGGGGTTTGAAAAACAGACATGTCCAATTGATTGCGATTGGAGGAGCGATCGGAACTGGTCTATTCTTAGGTGCAGGGAAGTCGATTCATTTAACAGGACCATCGATTTTATTTGCTTACTTGATTACAGGTGTATTTCTATTTTTTATCATGCGTGCATTAGGAGAATTACTATTAAGTAATTTAGGTTATCATTCTTTTGTCGACTTTGTGAGAGATTATCTAGGAGAAATGCCAGCATTTATAACGGGGTGGACATACTGGTTTTGCTGGATTTCACTTGCAATGGCTGATTTAACAGCAGTAGGTATGTATTTCCAGTATTGGTTTCCAGAAGTACCGCAATGGGTACCAGGATTAATGTGTTTAGCAATCTTAGTAGTTATGAATCTAGCAACCGTTAAACTTTTCGGTGAAATGGAATTTTGGTTTGCATTAATTAAAATTATTGCAATCTTAGCATTGATTGTAACCGGTATCTTTTTAATTATAACTGGCTTTACTACGAATTCGGGTCCTGCAACCCTTACAAATCTATGGAGTCATGGCGGGATGTTTCCGAATGGGATGAACGGCTTTATACTCTCATTCCAAATGGTTGTTTTCGCCTTTGTTGGCATTGAGCTAGTAGGACTTACAGCGGGTGAAACAGAAAATCCTAAGAAAGTAATTCCACAAGCGATCAATAACATTCCAATTCGGATTCTTATTTTCTACGTTGGAGCATTGATTGTCATTATGAGTGTGTATCCATGGAATGAGATCGTGCCAACTGCAAGTCCATTCGTACAGGTCTTTTCAGCTATGGGTGTTGTTGCTGCAGCTAGTATTATAAACTTTGTCGTTCTAACATCTGCCGCATCAGCGGGGAATAGTGCAATGTTCAGTACAAGCCGGATGGTCTATTCACTTGCAAAAGAGAAAAATGCACCTGTAAAAATGGCAAAACTGAATAAACGCCAAGTTCCAGCAAACGCCTTATTATTTTCAACTGCAGTTGTATTAATTTCAACTATTTTAAACTATATCATGCCTGAAGGAGTATTTACACTCATTACAAGTATTTCTACTATATGTTTCATATTCATCTGGGCGATTACAGTCATTTGTCATATGAAATATCGCAAAACAAGACCAGATTTGGCAAAAGAAAATACATTTAAAATGCCGTTATATCCAGTTATGAATTATTTAATTCTTGCGTTTCTAGCGTTTGTAGTTGTAGTTCTTGGATTTGCAGAGGATACTCGTATCGCCTTGTTTGTAACTCCTGTTTGGTTTATCATGTTAATTGCAATCTACATGTTCCGTAAGAAGAATATTAATCAAGCAGAAATCTTAAATGATGAACAGATTGCGGGAAATTAA
- the glyA gene encoding serine hydroxymethyltransferase, whose amino-acid sequence MSLQQNDSTIFGAIENERSRQLQTLELIASENFVSENVLEAMGSVMTNKYAEGYPAKRYYGGCEFVDVAEEAAIERLTKLFGAKYANVQPHSGANANLAVFFALLQPGDKVMGMNLSHGGHLTHGSPVNFSGKWFDIVSYGVTEDTHLIDYDELEEIAKKEQPKMIIAGGSAYSRTIDFARFREIADKVGAKFMVDMAHIAGLVAAGLHPSPVPYADVVTSTTHKTLRGPRGGIILTNDEAIIKAINKAVFPGLQGGPLMHIIAAKAVAFKEALEPSFKEYSQQVIDNAKVLGETLVKEGASLVSGGTDNHLVLLDTRPWDLTGKEAEILLEEAGITVNKNTIPYDPQSPFVTSGVRMGTAALTTRGMKQEEMVKIGEVIAAVLKSKGDKEVIEKARETTKAICDTFPIFAQPVHA is encoded by the coding sequence ATGAGTTTACAACAAAACGATTCAACTATTTTTGGGGCTATTGAAAATGAGAGAAGCCGTCAACTTCAAACGTTGGAGTTAATTGCATCTGAAAACTTCGTAAGTGAAAATGTTTTAGAGGCAATGGGAAGTGTAATGACAAACAAATATGCAGAAGGATATCCTGCAAAGCGTTATTATGGTGGTTGTGAGTTTGTTGATGTGGCAGAAGAAGCAGCTATTGAGCGTTTAACAAAATTATTTGGTGCTAAATATGCCAATGTTCAGCCACACTCAGGTGCAAATGCAAACCTTGCAGTATTCTTCGCATTATTACAACCTGGAGATAAGGTAATGGGGATGAACCTTTCTCATGGTGGACACTTAACACATGGAAGCCCTGTGAACTTTTCAGGAAAATGGTTTGACATTGTATCCTATGGTGTAACAGAAGACACTCATCTTATTGATTATGATGAGCTAGAAGAAATTGCGAAAAAAGAGCAACCGAAAATGATCATTGCTGGAGGAAGTGCTTATTCAAGAACGATTGATTTTGCACGCTTTAGAGAAATCGCTGATAAAGTAGGAGCAAAATTCATGGTGGATATGGCTCATATCGCAGGTCTTGTTGCAGCTGGACTTCACCCATCACCAGTTCCATATGCTGATGTTGTAACAAGTACAACTCATAAAACATTAAGAGGTCCTCGTGGCGGAATTATTTTAACAAATGATGAAGCTATCATTAAAGCTATCAATAAAGCAGTATTCCCTGGGCTTCAAGGTGGACCATTAATGCATATCATCGCAGCGAAAGCAGTTGCATTTAAGGAAGCATTAGAACCAAGCTTTAAGGAGTATTCACAACAAGTAATTGACAACGCAAAAGTACTTGGAGAAACTTTAGTAAAAGAAGGCGCTTCACTTGTTTCTGGCGGAACGGATAACCACCTTGTTCTTTTAGATACACGTCCATGGGATCTAACTGGAAAAGAAGCTGAGATCCTACTTGAAGAAGCGGGAATTACGGTTAATAAAAACACAATTCCTTATGACCCACAAAGTCCATTTGTAACAAGTGGTGTTCGTATGGGAACGGCTGCATTAACTACACGTGGAATGAAACAAGAAGAAATGGTAAAAATCGGTGAAGTTATTGCTGCTGTATTAAAGAGTAAGGGTGACAAGGAAGTTATCGAAAAAGCAAGAGAGACTACAAAAGCTATTTGTGATACATTTCCAATCTTTGCACAACCCGTTCATGCTTAA
- the gcvT gene encoding glycine cleavage system aminomethyltransferase GcvT — translation MSAETGLKRTPLFETYKKHGAKVIDFGGWELPVQFSSILEEHEAVRNAAGLFDVSHMGEFIIEGKDAESFINSIGTNDITTININQAQYTVLCTPEGGTIDDLIVYKLADEKYLLVPNAANIDKDYEWINQHLKGDVSFQNISSEVGQLALQGPKAESILQKLTDIDLTQIAFYQFAQNITVAGITDILVSRTGYTGEDGFELYLAADKVAELWDKLLEAGNEDGLKPCGLGARDTLRLEAKLALYGQELSKDITPLEAGIGFAVKVNKESDFIGKEALAKQKEEGVKRRIAGIEITGRGIPRNGYKVFSASGDEEIGVITSGTQSPTLKKSIGLALLSVDHAKVGTEIKVEVRNKLVDAVVVKTPFYKRG, via the coding sequence ATGAGTGCAGAAACAGGATTAAAGCGTACGCCGCTTTTTGAAACCTATAAGAAACATGGAGCAAAAGTGATTGATTTTGGTGGATGGGAACTACCAGTTCAGTTCTCTAGCATTTTAGAAGAACATGAGGCTGTTCGTAATGCAGCTGGTCTTTTTGATGTTTCCCATATGGGAGAGTTTATAATTGAAGGAAAAGACGCTGAAAGCTTCATTAATAGTATTGGTACAAATGACATAACAACGATAAACATCAACCAAGCACAATACACAGTTCTGTGCACCCCTGAAGGCGGTACAATTGATGATTTAATCGTTTATAAATTAGCTGATGAAAAGTACCTGCTTGTACCTAATGCAGCTAATATTGATAAAGATTACGAGTGGATCAATCAACACCTTAAAGGTGACGTATCGTTTCAAAATATTTCAAGTGAAGTGGGACAGCTTGCCCTTCAAGGTCCAAAAGCGGAAAGTATCTTGCAAAAGTTAACAGACATTGATCTTACACAAATTGCATTCTACCAATTTGCTCAAAATATAACTGTTGCTGGAATTACTGATATACTAGTATCCCGTACTGGTTACACAGGTGAAGATGGTTTCGAACTATATCTAGCAGCTGATAAAGTTGCTGAACTATGGGATAAGCTTTTAGAAGCTGGTAATGAAGATGGATTAAAACCATGTGGACTAGGAGCTCGTGATACACTTCGTCTTGAAGCAAAACTTGCTCTATACGGTCAAGAACTTTCAAAAGACATTACTCCACTTGAAGCTGGAATTGGTTTTGCTGTTAAAGTAAACAAGGAAAGCGATTTTATTGGAAAAGAAGCTCTTGCAAAACAAAAAGAAGAAGGCGTGAAACGTCGTATTGCTGGAATTGAAATAACAGGAAGAGGAATACCTCGTAATGGTTATAAAGTATTCTCAGCTTCAGGAGATGAGGAAATCGGTGTTATTACATCTGGTACTCAATCACCAACATTAAAGAAAAGCATTGGACTTGCTTTATTATCGGTTGACCATGCCAAAGTGGGAACTGAAATCAAAGTCGAAGTTCGTAATAAATTAGTAGACGCTGTTGTCGTAAAAACACCATTCTATAAAAGAGGTTAA
- the gcvH gene encoding glycine cleavage system protein GcvH: MSNLLYSKDHEWVQQLEGNRVRIGISDYAQNSLGDIVFVENPEEGDDVTANEAMGSIESVKAVSDLVSPVSGSVVLVNEELEDAPQTVNEQPLEAGWLVEVELSNTEELKSLMSEEEYLAFVNEGEE, from the coding sequence ATGTCAAATTTACTATATAGCAAGGATCATGAGTGGGTACAACAATTAGAAGGAAATCGCGTAAGAATCGGAATCTCTGATTATGCACAAAATTCATTAGGGGATATCGTGTTCGTTGAAAACCCAGAAGAAGGCGACGATGTAACAGCAAATGAAGCAATGGGTTCTATTGAGTCAGTAAAAGCTGTTTCTGATTTAGTTTCACCTGTTTCAGGTTCTGTTGTTCTTGTTAATGAGGAATTAGAAGATGCTCCACAAACAGTTAACGAACAACCTCTTGAAGCTGGTTGGTTAGTCGAAGTTGAATTGTCAAATACAGAAGAATTGAAATCACTAATGAGTGAGGAAGAATACTTAGCGTTCGTTAACGAAGGAGAAGAATAA
- the gcvPA gene encoding aminomethyl-transferring glycine dehydrogenase subunit GcvPA: MTNTFRYLPDTEQDKKEMLEFLGMSSIEELFEDIPSELRLKGELNIPEADPEPILMKKMNRLAARNVNADQYPMFLGAGTYDHYIPSVVDHMISRSEFYTAYTPYQPEISQGELQAMFEFQTMVAELTGMDLANSSMYDGFTSLAEAASLAVASARRSKVLISKAVHPQSRSILKTVAKGQNYGVEEVSLSADVTDLDQLKSQIDKDTAAVLVQYPNFFGSIEDLAEIKKIADENGALLIVSSNPLALGLLQSPGKLGADIVVGDMQPLGIPMNFGGPHCGYFAVKKKYMRKIPGRIVGQTHDDNGKRGFVLTLQAREQHIRRDKATSNICSNQALNALASSIAMSALGKNGIREMAQQNIEKADYMAKTLQNKGFTVLNQSPFFNEFVVELPRPVKEVNEKLLAKGFIGGFDLGNDYGQEKQMLLAVTEQRTKEEIDQFVEALEAVVNA; the protein is encoded by the coding sequence ATGACCAATACTTTTAGATACCTTCCTGATACAGAACAAGATAAAAAGGAAATGCTCGAATTCTTAGGTATGTCTTCTATTGAAGAGTTGTTTGAAGACATCCCATCCGAGCTTCGCTTAAAAGGTGAATTAAACATTCCTGAAGCAGATCCAGAACCTATTTTAATGAAGAAAATGAATAGACTGGCTGCACGTAATGTGAATGCAGATCAATATCCGATGTTTTTGGGAGCAGGTACGTACGATCACTACATCCCAAGTGTAGTCGATCATATGATTTCACGTTCTGAATTTTATACAGCCTATACACCATACCAGCCAGAAATCAGCCAAGGGGAATTACAAGCAATGTTTGAATTCCAAACTATGGTTGCTGAATTAACTGGAATGGATTTAGCGAACTCATCTATGTATGACGGTTTCACATCTCTAGCAGAAGCTGCTTCTCTAGCGGTTGCGTCAGCAAGACGTTCTAAAGTATTGATCTCAAAGGCAGTTCATCCGCAATCACGCTCGATTTTAAAAACGGTTGCTAAAGGACAAAACTACGGAGTAGAAGAAGTAAGTCTTTCTGCAGATGTAACGGATTTAGATCAATTAAAATCACAAATCGACAAAGATACAGCAGCTGTCCTTGTTCAATATCCAAACTTCTTTGGTTCTATTGAAGATTTAGCTGAAATTAAGAAAATTGCTGATGAAAATGGTGCTCTTTTAATTGTTAGTTCAAACCCGCTAGCATTAGGACTTTTACAATCTCCAGGGAAATTAGGTGCTGACATTGTGGTCGGTGATATGCAACCACTTGGCATCCCTATGAACTTTGGAGGCCCACATTGCGGATATTTCGCAGTAAAGAAAAAATACATGCGTAAAATCCCTGGACGTATCGTTGGTCAAACTCATGATGATAATGGCAAACGTGGATTTGTATTAACACTACAAGCACGTGAACAGCACATCCGTCGTGATAAAGCTACATCTAATATTTGTTCAAACCAAGCATTGAATGCCCTTGCTTCTTCTATTGCTATGTCAGCTCTTGGAAAGAATGGAATTCGTGAAATGGCACAGCAAAACATTGAGAAGGCAGACTATATGGCGAAAACTCTTCAAAACAAAGGCTTTACTGTTTTGAACCAATCACCATTCTTCAATGAGTTTGTTGTAGAACTTCCACGTCCTGTTAAGGAAGTTAATGAAAAGCTTCTTGCAAAAGGATTCATTGGTGGTTTTGACTTAGGTAATGACTATGGTCAAGAGAAACAAATGCTACTTGCAGTAACTGAACAACGTACAAAAGAAGAAATTGACCAATTTGTAGAAGCATTGGAGGCGGTTGTAAATGCTTGA